Sequence from the Leptospira bourretii genome:
TCCTATGGTTTATGTTTTCTTTATTCTCATTGCTCTTGCTTCCATACGCAATAATACGAAGGCGATTATCTCAGCAGTGGTGGTCTTGATTGTAGAGTATGCATTCTTAACCATATACTTTTATTCAGATATGTCCGATTTGAATACAAAACTCATCGAGTTGTCTTCCTATCTAAAACCAAACTTTTTAGAAGAGAATAGCACATTCTTTTTAGTGAGCGGTGTACCGATGGGAATCTTTCTCATCCTTCTCTACATGATCGTTACTGGTGGATTGATACTATATGCAATCCAAAATACTTCTCGTACGACCCACGAACAAGCAGACTTAATTTTTAATGCGGAAAGACAGGCCATCCTAGAAGAGAATATGCATCTCGGAATGGAATTGGAAGTAGCGAGGCAAATCCAAGCAATGGTACTTCCTCGGAATGAAGAATTAAAAGAGATTCAAGAATTAGAAATTTCTGCCAGAATGGATGCGGCGAAGGAAGTGGGTGGAGACTATTATGATGTAATCCACCATGAAGATGGAACAGTATACGTGGGGATCGGAGATGTTACTGGCCATGGTCTTGCATCTGGAGTTGTGATGCTAATGACTCAATCCGCATTCATCACAACTTTACGTTCTAAAGTTATCTCTTTGAGAGAATCTCTTCGCTCGATTAATTCCATTTTGTTTTCCAATATCCATGTAAGGATGAATGATGTCCGTAACCTAACACTCTCGCTCTTTTCTTATAAAAATGGAGTGTTTACAACGGCAGGACAACATGAAACCATTATGGTTTACCGCCACGCTTCTAAAAAAACAGAAATCATCGACACTGCCGACAACGGTATGTTAGTTGGTCTTACTGAATCCATTGATGAATTTATTCACGAAAAACAAATCCCACTCCATCCAAAAGACATCATCCTGTTGTATACAGACGGTGCAACAGAAGCAGAAAATCCCAAAAATGAACAATTTGGTTCTAATCGTTTGATCCAGTCTCTGGAAAAACATGCAGAACTTGGAACCACTGATGCAATTTTAGAAGCAATCTTTAAAGACATTTACGTCTTCATTAACGGAATGGATGTTTACGATGACATTACCATCATGATCATGCGTAAACGGGGATAAAAAAACCTAAAGGTAAAATTGGTGTCAATTGTGTCCGCAAACCCATTGAATCCTTGGCACTTCGATAAATTGCGCACAAACCCCGAAGAACGTCCATTAATGCAACAAACGATAGAAAAAGCGCTTGCGGCTTTTACATAAATAGTCTAGATTCCATAGTTGAACTAGGACTATGCGAAAATACGGCAATTTTAAGTTTGCAAATCAAATCAACAACCAAGATCCCGATTCCAAATTTCAAATCCATTTAAAACCCTTGGATTTGATGCGTTATTGGCGGCGCATCGGAATTCTTTCCGATTTTATCGGATATTTTTACGGATTTTCTTTTTTACCCAATGTTCCTACCGAATCCATAGACATGAAAAATTCAGAGATCGTAAATTCTATCTCTACCGTATTCAATGAATTATTGGAAAATGCTGCAAAATATTCTTATGATAAAAAAGCAGATATTGAAATTTCCCTTATCCATAGAGGCAAAACTTTTGAAATGTATGTTCGTAACAAAACAAACGAATCAAATGTTTTTGCTTATGAAGAAAGTTTAAAAGAAATTTTTTCAGCAAATGACTTAGAACCTTTGTATCTGGAAAAATTGGAAACAAATGAAAAAGATCTCCAACGTTCTGGGATAGGTCTCATTTTGGTTTTAAAAGATTATCCAGTAGAGATGGAAGTAACTTTCGAATCGGAAGACAAAGACACAGTCATCACAAGTCGGGTCATCTACTTTATAGACGGGTTCCCTCAATCATAATCTCTAAAATTTGATTTACCTCTTTGCGAAAGGACTCTTCTTCCTCTTTGGATTTGATTTGTTTCCACTTACGTTCATTCAGCACTGCAAATCCATGGACCCCACTCCAAAAACTCATCATCAAAGTATCAGTAGGTACTGAGTTTTTTAACTTCAAAGACTTTTGGCCATACTCCACAATTTTGAACATTCCGAGATAAGCAAGTTTCCCACATTCTCTCAATTCATCAGAAAGAGGATCTCCTGAAACATAAATCTCACCACCAAACATCAGTTCTGTCCTTCTTGGATTTTTAAGCAGTAGAAAAATATATTCCACACCCGCCATTTTGACTTTTTCCAACGGATCCTCTGAATGGTTCCAGGCTCTTTCCATTGCTTCCGTTAATTCCCGAAAACCTTCCGTGACAAGTGCCTGGAGGAGATCCATTTTTTTCGGAAAATGGCGATAGGGGGCTGTATGACTGACTCCTAAATCATTCGCAATATCTCGCAAACTCAAAGAAGAGACTCCAGTGGTTTCTAAAACTTTTTTGGAATGTTCCAAAACCTTTTCTCTGAGATTTCCATGGTGGTATCCAGTCGCTTTAGCAGAACTGGAAGGACTTGGTTTAGGGAGAGTTTGTTTTTTTTTGGCAGGTTTCATATAAAAAATGTTTACGGCGTATACATTTAATGTTGACAGAGTCTACATCTATATATACATTGTCTACATTATGGAATTCGATGACTACAGAAAACAACCACTTTTTTGGAATGGGATCGCTATGGCAGTACTCACTGTTGCCATCCTTCCTCTCCTATTTTTAGACACAAGAACCCTTTTGGGAACAAATGTCTGGATCAAACCTTTAAAATTTTCCCTCTCACTGGGATTGTACTCTTTTACCACAATTTGGGTTTTAGTTAAATTTCTAAAAGATTGGAAATTCAATGGCCGGATTCAAATGGTCTTAACCATCACTGCTCTGATCGAAATTGTTCTCATCACCTTACAAGCATCACGTGGAGAGATGAGTCACTTCAATGTTACAAATACTTGGAATCAAATTGTTTATTCCGTTATGGGTACGAGTATTTCTATCTTTTGGTTTTTTCATCTTTGGATGAGTTACCAAATTTTTCGAAAACAATCTATACCTAAATCCGTGAAAGAAAGTTTAGTTTGGGGACTAACCATTGCTGGGTTTGGAATGATCATTGGATTTTTTATGACTTCTCCTCGCCCTGACCAACTAGAAGCAATGAAACAAGGAATTTTTCAAACGAGTGGTTCCCATAACTTCGGAACAGGAAACCCAGGTGGTTCCTTATTTTTCCTAGGTTGGGACAAAAAACTAGGTGATATGAGAGTTCCACATTTTTTTGGAATGCATGTGATGCAAATCTTTGTATTTCTTTCTGCGTATTTACTTGGTAAAACAAATTCCAATCAAAATCTAGTATTCGTTCGGCTCACAGGTATTTCATTCTTAATCATGAATGTAGTGATGGTCATCCAAACTTTAAATGGAGAATCAGTATTTTATTTGAATCCTTTGTTTACTAGTATTTATGGACTTTGTATTTTGATGATTTCTATTTGCCTTTTCAAATTAAGTTCACAACAAAAAGAATTTCACAAGGAAGTAATTGTATGAACCCTTCGATTATTTTTAAAATTGCAAATGGAATCACAGTTCTATCATGGTTTGTTTTGATACTTTCACCAAACCAAACAAAGGTGATTCGCCTCTTAAGAGTTTTTGTGTCCGGACTTGTTTTGGGTGGGGTTTATATATTTTCAATCCTCATTGGAAGTGGAGAAGCAGAAGGGAATTTTTCTAGTTTAGAATCGGTCAGATCCTTATTTGCCAATGATTACTTTTTACTGGCAGGTTGGATCCACTACCTTGCCTTTGATCTGTTTTTAGGAACCTGGGAAGTGGAGGACGGATTAAAAGTAGGAATCAACCGATGGGTTCTTGTTCCCGTTTTGGCCTTAACTTTTTACTTTGGGCCGGCTGGATTTGTTTTGTATTTGATTCTACGAACGGTTAGTCGTTCGTTCATTAAAAATAAAAAAACAACCTAACCGCCGTAAACATCCAAGAGAGAAAGAACTCGTTGGCATCTGTTCTTTTTCTCTTCGTCTCCTTCCAATTCAGCAATTTCCAAATTTTCAAAAGCTAAATCCCTTCCCGTTTTTTCATCCAAGGTTTTGGCATTGGATTTGGCTCCGGATTCTAATAATAAAGCCAGAACAGCAGAATTGCCGAATTTACAAGCTTCATGAAGAGCCGTACTACCACTGTTATCTGCCGTATGAATATCGATGCCTGCATTGATTAATCTTTTTGCCAAACTTGGTTCTCCAAAAACAGAACACCAATGCAAAGGAGTCATTCCATTGACTGATTGAAGATTCACTTTTGCTCCCCTTCGAATGAGTTCATCCATAAGAGCAGTTTTTTCTTGCAATCGAAGTGTACTATCTTGGCACAATTTAAAAATTGCAGTTTCGCCATTGGCATCAAATTGGTTGGGATCTGCCCCTCTCTCCAAAAGTCGCATACAAGATTTGTATTTTGCTCGGACAAAAGACTCTTGTAAAAGAGAAAAACCCAAAGGATTTCGAATCGGATCATTTATGACATAGTCAAGAGAACCCACTGTACGAACAAAGGAATCCAAAAGATAAATATCATCTGAATCTAACCAATCCAAAGTTTTATCATCATTTTTCGATTCTAAACTAGAACCTAAATTGATTTCATAACCGTCCGGAAACTTATGTTTGAGAAGTGGTATAAACAATGGTTCTCCATCAGAATGACAAACAACATCATGAATGAGCCGCCAATGTTTTGGGGTTGGCACAACTTGGTTGGAAAGAAGAAAAATCAAAGTTTCATTTAGTTTTTTCTGTGTTAGTTGAAACACAACTTGTAAGTTCCCTTCTTTAAAATGAACTTCAGAAATTGTGGATTGGTTTTCTGGCCAATGGTAAATAACCAAAGTCAAAAGTTCATCTCTCTCATGTTGTTCCAAATGAGAAAACGATTCTTGCAGTGACAAAATATTTCCTGATAATGCATGGATTTTTGCAGCCAGTTCATTGGAAATAAAATCTGGAAGTTTTTTATCTGAATCTCCGTGTTCATCAAATTGAATTTTGTAGATATGTGTTGCGGTAAAACTTCCGTGTAACAAGGTATTCCACTCATCTGCAATGGCTAAATACAATTTTCCTGAGACGGAATGGTCCTCTAAAACATCTACAGTAATCGAAAGCCTTAGTGGTGAGACATTAACATTCTGATTGATAATTATATTTAATGTTTTTGATGGTGATTCGGCTGTTATATCAAAAATAAAATTCTTTAATCGGATGATTTCAGGTAATCCGGAAATTGAAATGCGTAAATCGTTTTCATTTCCATCCTCATCTTTTAGAAAAACAAGTTCCTCGTTTGACCAGTCCGAGATAAAATCAGTTGTGTATCTGCCAAAAATTTGGCCTTGGAGTTTATGATTTGGAATAAAATCCTTAAAATTTAAATCATATAACACGAGTGAGTCGGAAGATTGCGAAGAAAAGTCTGCACGGTAATCAAAATGATTCCAGGCAGAACATTTTTTGCAGCGATACTTTCCTTTTTTACCTTCCAATTTGGAAGTTGAAACAGAATGACCGCTAAAACAATTAGAACAGGATAAGATCGTTTTCATATTTCGCTTGTTCCGATTAATAAAACAGGAGAGTTTTGACGGATCAATCGAAAATTCAAAACTTCTAACCATTCAGGCAGGAATTCATGAGACAAAATCAATATTTAGTCATTGGAGGATCGGGAGAGGCGGGCCAAAGTGCCATCACTTGCCTAAAAGAGAAGGATCCATCTGCCTATATCATAACATCAACTACAACAAATGAACCTGTGTCGAATGCCGATCTTACATTTTTCGATAAATCAGCTACGCCAGGACTTTCCAAAAAAATCCAAGAGGATCTACAAAATCATAAGGTTCTGTCCAATTTTAAAGCCATCATTTATACTCCAGCTCTCGGTGAGGTAGGGTTTCCCATCATTGAAAGTACCCCCAAACAAATCGAAGATACTTTAGGAATCAGTTTTTATCCTCTTTTGGAGTTGGAAGAAACTTTCAATCCAGAACTTTCAGTTGCTTATTCCGCATTTTATTGGTTGAGTCATACTTTGTCTTTTTATGGTTCGATGGGAATCGCTAAATACAAAGGTGACCTTTGGGCATTGGCAAATCCCCAAAAAAGAAAAATTGTTAGGGCAGGAACTTTTTTTTCAAAGAGTGTTCGAGGGATATCGATTGTCCTCCAACGGACAATGAAAAAAACAAATAATCCCGACCTTCTAACATTAAAAAGTCGGTATGAAAACTCAGACCAAAAATTTTTGGACTTTTTTCTTTCTTATGCTTGGGAACATGAAAAGGAAAGTTTTCAAAAAAAATTTGAAACACCATATCGTCCAACAAAACGGGAAGATTTAGGTCGCGGCCTAGGCCTCGCTTTAGATTCTACAGAACCCATTGTTACAGTTCTCGGAGATTGGACTTGGAAAGAAACTGAACTCCCCCAAGTTCCTAGTTGGTTCCAACAATTCTAGTTGTAAGTTTTAATCTTCTTTTTCTAAATAGACCAATCGGTATACACGAGGTGTTTTATGCGTCGATTGATGTTTCGTAAAAAAGGTATCTTAGAATGGGAAGAGACCCAACCACTCACAATCACTGGTGAAAACCAAGTCATTGTAGAACCCATTGCCATTGCCCGTTGCGATCTGGATTTACCCATCCTTCGGGGAGAAACTTTATTTCGTGCACCGTTTCCTGTGGGTCATGAGTTTATAGGCAAAATCAAATTTGCCTCAGAAGACCTAACCAATTTATATTCGAAGGGAATGAATGTAGCGAGTTCCTTTCAAATTTTTTGTGGAACCTGCCCTGCTTGCCTGAACCATCATTCTAATTCCTGCGAATCTGTTCCTTATACTTCAGGATTTGGAATGCCACCGGGTGCTCATTCCTTTGGCGGTGCCATTGCTGATGAAATCAAAATTCCATTCGCCAAACAAATGCTACTTGAGGTTGATCAAAAAATCAATCCCGTAGGAATTGCAAGTCTAAGTGATAATATTGCCGAAGTTTGGAAACTTGCAGGTAGATTTTTAAACCAAAAAAAAGACCCAAACGTTTTGGTTGTCGGCGGACATGCCGGAAGTATTGGACTTTATACAGCTTTATTTCTCCACCAAACAAAGAAAGCTGAAGTGATGTATGTTGATACAAATCCCACGCGGATTCAATTGGCCGAATCCTTAGGAATCCCAGTAGAACATTTTGCCCAATTTCCCAAACCAATAAAAAAGTATGATTTGGTTTGTGATGCATCAGCTGATAAATCAGGTTGGGATTTTGCTGTCCGCTCTTTGGGACGAAATGCTATTTTTAGTTCGGCTTCTATCTTTTGGACCAACCAATGGGAAATTCCTTATCTTGAAATGTACAACCAAGGTGTACAAATCCATTTGGGACGAGTGGAGTCCAAAGATTCCATGGAGGCCTTGTATCCTTACATTCGTTCTGGTGAATTTACCCCAGAAAAAATTGTTACAAACCAAGTTTCCTTTGATGAGGCGAAGGATGCTTGGTTAGAAGAATCAATCAAACTTGTGATTACAAAATGAAGTTAGTCCAATCTATATGAAAAATTTTGCTTTTTATTTTATGAAAAATCAAATTCCAAATCGTAATCTTTCGGTTTGGTTTTTTTTTATCCTGATCCTTTTTCTGATCCAAAATTTATATGCCGATTCCATTCAAGAACGTTTTCCTCCTCCCAAGGAATTCAAAAGAGTCAATTACCCAAATCATAGTTTTGCGAGTTTTTTACAAAATTATCCTTTAAAACCGAAAGGAAGTCCAGTCCACCTCTTTGATGGAAGGACAAAAACCAACGAGGTCCATGTTGCTGTTTTGGATTTTCCTCTCCTCAATGCCGACTTAATCCAATGTGCCGATGCAGTGATGAAACTACGCGCCGAGTATTTTTATTCCTTAAAACAATACGAAGAGATCCATTTTAAAATCAGCAATGGGATGGATGTTGGATTTCCCAGGTTTGTAAAAGGAGAAAGAGTCCATGTAAATGGAAACAAAACCAATTGGAAAACAGGCAAATTCAAAAAGGGAGTTGGAAGAGATGTATTTGAAGAGTATTTAAGATTTATATATAGTTATGCGGGAACCATTTCTTTAAAATCTGAATTAAAGAAAAAACAAATTAGTGAATTAAAACCAGGAGATGTTTGGATTGAAGCTGGTTCTCCTGGACATGTGGTTCTCGTAGTAGACCAAGTCACTGGAAAAGATGGGCAAACTTTATTTCTTCTGGCACAAAGTTATATGCCTTCCCAAGAAATGCATATTCTAAAGTCAGAAAGTAAATATTCCCCTTGGTTTGAAATTCCTAAAAACCAAACCTTCTCTACTCCTGAATGGGAATTTCCAACAAAAGAAATTTATGAATTTACAAATTGAAAAATCAATTATCTTTTGATAACCAAATTACGAAATGAATCAAATTAAAAATATTG
This genomic interval carries:
- a CDS encoding PP2C family protein-serine/threonine phosphatase, coding for MQQSPSNENRFVLTNYYKKQLNEIAYQGEFRAEIFATKFRFFFLGMIFIFSTLGLLSGRPVVEFYYQISSILILLCYNFIVLYSLNKSGKYLNIFKFLSSFLEISLLTFVIGYTAQAQKNPSLVYAAPMVYVFFILIALASIRNNTKAIISAVVVLIVEYAFLTIYFYSDMSDLNTKLIELSSYLKPNFLEENSTFFLVSGVPMGIFLILLYMIVTGGLILYAIQNTSRTTHEQADLIFNAERQAILEENMHLGMELEVARQIQAMVLPRNEELKEIQELEISARMDAAKEVGGDYYDVIHHEDGTVYVGIGDVTGHGLASGVVMLMTQSAFITTLRSKVISLRESLRSINSILFSNIHVRMNDVRNLTLSLFSYKNGVFTTAGQHETIMVYRHASKKTEIIDTADNGMLVGLTESIDEFIHEKQIPLHPKDIILLYTDGATEAENPKNEQFGSNRLIQSLEKHAELGTTDAILEAIFKDIYVFINGMDVYDDITIMIMRKRG
- a CDS encoding DUF6272 family protein, whose translation is MRKYGNFKFANQINNQDPDSKFQIHLKPLDLMRYWRRIGILSDFIGYFYGFSFLPNVPTESIDMKNSEIVNSISTVFNELLENAAKYSYDKKADIEISLIHRGKTFEMYVRNKTNESNVFAYEESLKEIFSANDLEPLYLEKLETNEKDLQRSGIGLILVLKDYPVEMEVTFESEDKDTVITSRVIYFIDGFPQS
- a CDS encoding TetR/AcrR family transcriptional regulator; the encoded protein is MKPAKKKQTLPKPSPSSSAKATGYHHGNLREKVLEHSKKVLETTGVSSLSLRDIANDLGVSHTAPYRHFPKKMDLLQALVTEGFRELTEAMERAWNHSEDPLEKVKMAGVEYIFLLLKNPRRTELMFGGEIYVSGDPLSDELRECGKLAYLGMFKIVEYGQKSLKLKNSVPTDTLMMSFWSGVHGFAVLNERKWKQIKSKEEEESFRKEVNQILEIMIEGTRL
- a CDS encoding ABA4-like family protein; this translates as MNPSIIFKIANGITVLSWFVLILSPNQTKVIRLLRVFVSGLVLGGVYIFSILIGSGEAEGNFSSLESVRSLFANDYFLLAGWIHYLAFDLFLGTWEVEDGLKVGINRWVLVPVLALTFYFGPAGFVLYLILRTVSRSFIKNKKTT
- a CDS encoding ankyrin repeat domain-containing protein, with amino-acid sequence MKTILSCSNCFSGHSVSTSKLEGKKGKYRCKKCSAWNHFDYRADFSSQSSDSLVLYDLNFKDFIPNHKLQGQIFGRYTTDFISDWSNEELVFLKDEDGNENDLRISISGLPEIIRLKNFIFDITAESPSKTLNIIINQNVNVSPLRLSITVDVLEDHSVSGKLYLAIADEWNTLLHGSFTATHIYKIQFDEHGDSDKKLPDFISNELAAKIHALSGNILSLQESFSHLEQHERDELLTLVIYHWPENQSTISEVHFKEGNLQVVFQLTQKKLNETLIFLLSNQVVPTPKHWRLIHDVVCHSDGEPLFIPLLKHKFPDGYEINLGSSLESKNDDKTLDWLDSDDIYLLDSFVRTVGSLDYVINDPIRNPLGFSLLQESFVRAKYKSCMRLLERGADPNQFDANGETAIFKLCQDSTLRLQEKTALMDELIRRGAKVNLQSVNGMTPLHWCSVFGEPSLAKRLINAGIDIHTADNSGSTALHEACKFGNSAVLALLLESGAKSNAKTLDEKTGRDLAFENLEIAELEGDEEKKNRCQRVLSLLDVYGG
- a CDS encoding zinc-dependent alcohol dehydrogenase; this encodes MRRLMFRKKGILEWEETQPLTITGENQVIVEPIAIARCDLDLPILRGETLFRAPFPVGHEFIGKIKFASEDLTNLYSKGMNVASSFQIFCGTCPACLNHHSNSCESVPYTSGFGMPPGAHSFGGAIADEIKIPFAKQMLLEVDQKINPVGIASLSDNIAEVWKLAGRFLNQKKDPNVLVVGGHAGSIGLYTALFLHQTKKAEVMYVDTNPTRIQLAESLGIPVEHFAQFPKPIKKYDLVCDASADKSGWDFAVRSLGRNAIFSSASIFWTNQWEIPYLEMYNQGVQIHLGRVESKDSMEALYPYIRSGEFTPEKIVTNQVSFDEAKDAWLEESIKLVITK
- a CDS encoding DUF4846 domain-containing protein — its product is MKNFAFYFMKNQIPNRNLSVWFFFILILFLIQNLYADSIQERFPPPKEFKRVNYPNHSFASFLQNYPLKPKGSPVHLFDGRTKTNEVHVAVLDFPLLNADLIQCADAVMKLRAEYFYSLKQYEEIHFKISNGMDVGFPRFVKGERVHVNGNKTNWKTGKFKKGVGRDVFEEYLRFIYSYAGTISLKSELKKKQISELKPGDVWIEAGSPGHVVLVVDQVTGKDGQTLFLLAQSYMPSQEMHILKSESKYSPWFEIPKNQTFSTPEWEFPTKEIYEFTN